From the Candidozyma auris chromosome 2, complete sequence genome, the window CCTCTGCCTGCCTCCTCTGCCTGCCTCCtctgcctgcctgcctgcccGAGTGCGCTGCTCTAATTTCCCGGTCCAGCGCACAAAATTTTCCCACCTCGAGCCTCAGACGGCCCATGCTACTGGCCCAAGTCGTTTGAGCCGCTCTTTGCACACCACGCCCATCGGCTGGAAATGTGCAAGCTGAGCAACTGAGGTGACTACATTTTGTATTCTTACATTTCCTCAGTTGCCGGTTGCCCGTTGCCGGTTGCCAGTTTTCCTGATTGCCCCTGGCCAAAACCTCCCCTTAGCGCACGGTTTGCAGGCGTTGGTCCAGTGCGCTCGCTGCTGCCATTGTCGCTGGCGGTATCTCACTGTCTGGTTCAGGCAAGTGATAGGCAGGGGAACAAGCATATGATTTGCAGCAGTGACGATTGCCAAACGACATTGTGGTGACTGGAGCCTCCTGTTTTGAAGACGCTCTTTACATTTTCGTACGATTtgccttttcttttctccttcatctctTTTGGTATCGTGCTTTTACGTTTTTGGTGGTATCCTTGCTGTGTGAGCCTGCGCTGCAAATTGTTCGTTCCTGGCTGAGAGGCCTTTTAAAACTCTGGTGACTTGCCTTCGCACGATGCCTTAAACCACAATGCCCTGGACCTCGAGCAATCTCTCTGCTAACATTTTAGTGGCAAGTTCATTGACGAGGTCTCTTGGCCGTAAAGCCCACAATCTGtctttttaatttttttcccttCCCCCTCACCTCATGCCGTTTCTGGTTGCTGAGTACTGTTTGCGCTTTCTCCTTGATAGAGCCTTTCGCAGACATTAAGCAACATTCCCTCTGGTCACAAAACTGCCCGCTCAGGgtctctttggcaaagcTGTTATCAAGAATGCGTTGCTGTTGTGGGATTGACCGTTTCATCGACTTTGTTGCCTGGAGCTTGCAAATAGCAGCGTAATCTTACAGATAAGAGGTTGTAAGCCCTGGCTAGGCAATGGGATTCATAGTCGTAGAAGTGTGAGATGGTAGTAGAGTTATCACCTGGAAAGTGGTATTGCGGGTTCACCGTGCTTGAATTACTTATCACTGGTAAAGTATGCATTTGTCCAGCCTCCTTTCTTTAAAGATGAGTATCAAAGCAACTCGATGAATAGGGCTGAATTCGTTTGCTGGATTATGGAAACTCTGAAGTCTTAGTAATATTTATGGACAGACGGGGCGATGAACCTACATTCAACAAATTCATGTGGTGATGTCCAAACATCCTCACTCTAGAGTCGAGTCTGTCTGATATTAGAAGACAATTTATGCTTACTTTTGAAGTTTGAGTGGGCTTTCCGTATCTCCATGTGAGTAATCTGTACTTCCACATATCAGCTTAGCATCAAAGCCAAGGTCAAGAATCAAACATATATGAAGTATTAGACACTGGCGAAGGATAGGCTAGCACTTAGTGTCAGTGCCAAACACGAGTgaaaaatcaacaagattCCCTAGGGCTGAACAAGGGATGTATCAGTTCCATTTGCGCTTTGTGACCGTGAGATGTCTGGGAAAGTCCGGATAATACCAGGGAGGTTTCTTGAAAATGCCTTTTCTGACAGCAATATACATAAATTGGCAATATGATCCTGCAATTGGGCATTTCCACTTGTCAttcaaattcttttctACCTTGGAGACTTTTAGAATGGTGCAGCACTAATCTTGGTTAGAATATGACTGCAGCAACAGACTGAAGCGAGATTGGGTCTTTTAACACCAATAGAgattttgagctcattcTTTGAaccaccatcaccttcaccaGAGGATTCACAGTATCTGTCGTGACGAGATGCAGCGGGTAAGAAGCTTCAACATGATTTGAGACCAGCGATTAGAACTTTACTCAAGATATGAGGTGGAAGACGGTGAGGAAATCTCCAAAAATCACTCCGAAGGTTCACAATTGAGGGTGTGGTGAAAAGGGTAAGAAATGTAGGCCGACAGTCGATTCTTGGAATCCAGCAGAACATAGCTTGCGACACACAGTTCTAAAAAGCCACAATGTGCTTTCCGAATAATCAGAATGGTGAATTCCGATGAAGGCATATCTACATATTTTACCTTCCCAGATAATGGTCACTAGTCATCATCTCATGAAGATGGAACGTGGTCACCAAAAGTGTGCCATGGCAACGTCAGAGACTGCCAAATAGCTTTCCTATCTAGCTTCTATTCCATGgtcaaaaaaattatcTAAGGGCTTTTCGATTGCCAAATTACATGACTTTCTACCTTGCCTCTGTGTTTCAACataaatggctgcaaaatactaCCCAATTAGGACAACGCGCCTCGAGGCCACAATGGGTAAGCTTGAACTTGTAACCTCCAGTCACTCGATTCTACagcaatttcttcttttgctcaatcTGCTCGATCCAATTCAATTTGCTTCCTCTTGCATTCTGATCATTCTTCATTCCTCCTCAACCACTGTCCTTCTCGGCCCCGTGCGGTTCCGATGTTTACCTTTTCCCCAATGCAAACGGCCCTACCACCCAACTACGTTCAgcccaattcttcaagattacagtaccaaaaaaaaaaaatcctaCGCCGAAACCGACACCAAATATTTCAGATTTTTTGTCAATTTCTCTCTATCTCTCGTTTTTAGTGGTAATTTCATTCCCCTTATCTGGGCCACCCGCACCGCGGTAATGTCTACTGGCTCTTTTTCGCTCTGAAATCTCTCCTTCACCTTTCCTCCTCCAAACCTTCTCTTTACCCCCATGGAGAgaatattcttcaaatcagACATCGAGGACGCGTACCTGGGCTTGCCCATCTACGTGTTTGACACGTCCTATTTGCCCTCCCCAGACGTGATCGACTATGACCTCTTCATCCCAACGCTTATGAATACGTTACCGCTGGAAAAGTAcatcttggtgatgttctCGTGTGGTTTGAACAAAATACTGTGGATCCACGGTGTCAAGTTCTTACGGCTGTTTCTTTCGCCCGAGACGTCCAACTTCGATAATCTACATAAGATCATAGCTGTTCACGAAAGCTGGTTTGTGAAATCCATAGCGCTGATCTTGACCAACATCTCCATCTCGAAAAAGACTTTGACTCGCTTGCACAAGCTCTTTGACCCTTCATCCCGCCATCTGGATACTCTTATAAGCTGTGGCTCCTTGGCTGAACTTCTGGGATACGTTGATATCACCAGGTTGAAGATATCCTTAAACATTTACAAGCACGATGCCCAGACAACCAACTCCACCAAAATCTCATTCAATTGCCCGACAATGAGCCTTATAACAGAAAAAACGACCTACTCTCCACATTCGGATCCCCTATTCACCTACCACTTCAATCAAATCTTCCGCATTATCGATACGTACGGTCCCAAGGCTCAAGACATCTTCATGAAGCCAGGGAACCGCCAGAACACAGAAATCTTATTTCAATGCATCCTCCGAAACCAATTTATCTGGATTAACGACTGGGATCTCCATTGCATCGCTCTGACATTCAAAAAGATTCTTCTGACAGTGACGCCTCCCCTTATTGACATTGACGATATCACTTTGCCCATGAAGGATGATTTGGACTACACTTTGATGgttttgaacaaaaactTTGCTTTAGGCACTGCTGCCGCATCAGTTTTGTTTCGTGTGATCGACCTATGCTCTAAAATAGTGGACCACACTGATGCAACTAGACATCAACCACTTAGCATTCTGAAGTGCATGTGTCACGCTTTAACTCATGAACTAAAACTGCTGCAAAACACACACCGTACATCAATTGCCGTAAGGTACATCAAAAACCTCATTTTGCATTGGGGCAAAATACGACCCTTGTTCTATGGTAGGCTTTCAGACACTGCTGAAGGTTGcaaagagaatgaaaaatACGACGAACTGTATGACCTATCGCATGACATCACCATGGAGGAAGCCAACACTAGTGGAGAAGAGGAGAATCAAAGAGTTCAGGTTAACACAAATACCATTCTAGACAACAACACTGCACTAGCATTACCAAGCGAACCAAATGAAAAATCAACACCGCCTCCAAGGCCAGCCACAAGACGAGCATATACAAAAGAAccatcaaagaaggaaaagctACAGGATGTATCCAATATCAAAGCACAATGGCCTCCACAAAAGTATAAATTCAAGAGAGACAACCTACCTACGAAAGAGAAGCCTGTAGAGGAGGAAGTGCCACAGTTGCCTGTGAAACGACCAGTGGTGAGAGGACGAAAGGTAGGAGAGCTAACGAGGCTTTTTGAGGAAAGAACTCAGGCCATGAAGCTACTTGGCGCTATATAATACTTGTATACATTGGGAACATCGGAAATTCGGCAGGCATTATTATACAACTATTGTACAAGGAACTAATATACAGATTTTATCAATCGCCAACCAAGCGGCTATCGATGTTGTCGATGGTAAGATCGCTGTTGGAGTTACCATGCGTGGCATTGGCAACGGCTGCgattgctgctgctgcagtGCTATCGTTATGGTCCGAGTCATGAAGACCGTGCTCTTGCAACTGTTGCTGGTAGTGTTGTAGTTGTTGCTCGTCCAAGTGATGCAGATGATGGGAAAGGGAATGAGAGATGTCCTCgtggtgatggtgatggtggGAGTTGTGGGCGTCTTCAGCAGCCTGAATCTGCCGCTGCAACTCCTCGTGCCGCTGCCTCTCCAACTCGTACAGCATAACTTCGTCGTggtcatcgtcgtcgtcgccATCCATAACCTCGTGGTACAGCGCAGCGTTGCGGCGTCTCTTGACCCCCAGTGGAGTCACGCCAGCACCCATATACTTgttcagcttcttgagtttcCGCTTGTAGCCTCGAATCTCGTTGTATAtgtcttctcttttgatcaacacGTCCGGGAACTGGTGCTTTATTTTCGCCTCGATGTGCGATGGTTTGGTGCCTACCTTGTACAAATCCAATATGAGCAAGTTCAACTCGTCTGACCGTTTACGCAACATTGGATGATTAGACAACGGGTCCAATTGCGGATGGTTGTGCTCGTTGCAAGTCGTTCTTAGAGACCAAATCGAGTTGCTTTTCCGGAACGACGCAGTCATGGAGAACGGGCACCGCAACTTCTTGGTTCTGGCATGGGAGTCCAACACGTACCCTGTGCCAGCTTCGTTCAACTCACGTTGTGcagcctcttcctcctcctcctgctgctgctgctgta encodes:
- the ECM25 gene encoding Ecm25p — protein: MERIFFKSDIEDAYSGLPIYVFDTSYLPSPDVIDYDLFIPTLMNTLPSEKYILVMFSCGLNKISWIHGVKFLRSFLSPETSNFDNLHKIIAVHESWFVKSIASILTNISISKKTLTRLHKLFDPSSRHSDTLISCGSLAELSGYVDITRLKISLNIYKHDAQTTNSTKISFNCPTMSLITEKTTYSPHSDPLFTYHFNQIFRIIDTYGPKAQDIFMKPGNRQNTEILFQCILRNQFIWINDWDLHCIASTFKKILSTVTPPLIDIDDITLPMKDDLDYTLMVLNKNFALGTAAASVLFRVIDLCSKIVDHTDATRHQPLSISKCMCHALTHELKSSQNTHRTSIAVRYIKNLILHWGKIRPLFYGRLSDTAEGCKENEKYDESYDLSHDITMEEANTSGEEENQRVQVNTNTILDNNTALALPSEPNEKSTPPPRPATRRAYTKEPSKKEKLQDVSNIKAQWPPQKYKFKRDNLPTKEKPVEEEVPQLPVKRPVVRGRKVGELTRLFEERTQAMKLLGAI